A region of Nostoc sp. 'Peltigera membranacea cyanobiont' N6 DNA encodes the following proteins:
- a CDS encoding DJ-1/PfpI/YhbO family deglycase/protease gives MTDYNNHSENKKVAILIEQAVEDAEFTVPYNALKQAGIEVVVLGSRMNEKYKGKRGKLSIQADGTTTEAIAAQFDAVIIPGGMAPDQMRRNTNTVRFVQEAIQQGKLVAAVCHGPQVLIDGDLLKGKQATGFSAIAKDMINAGANYLDEPVVVDGNLITSREPGDLPIFTTAILSRLGYGGKDAALPDEKDTSAEWWKLADAWGGSTKGDISRGLNNALAGERYSLEAFEKYLEKESDSEVNSVFQEIIANKRHHIEKLEIYLHHLGEKPSLGANIANQYAKVKTAFTGSDDIYQLRSALGDVQTGIGDIGNLCAMLTDPAATAIFKEIYHDLLKYEQRLAELYRARIGVQVQAPKPTTGAAVSI, from the coding sequence ATGACTGACTATAACAATCATTCCGAGAATAAAAAAGTTGCCATCCTCATTGAACAGGCAGTAGAGGATGCCGAATTTACAGTTCCTTATAATGCACTAAAACAAGCTGGAATAGAGGTAGTAGTCCTTGGTTCCCGAATGAATGAAAAATACAAGGGTAAACGCGGCAAACTTAGTATTCAAGCTGATGGTACTACAACAGAAGCGATCGCAGCCCAATTTGATGCGGTGATAATTCCTGGTGGGATGGCTCCCGATCAAATGCGGCGGAACACCAATACAGTACGTTTTGTTCAAGAAGCCATACAACAAGGAAAATTAGTCGCTGCGGTATGTCACGGCCCACAAGTTTTAATTGATGGCGACTTACTAAAAGGTAAACAAGCCACTGGTTTTAGCGCTATTGCCAAGGATATGATTAACGCTGGCGCAAATTATCTAGATGAACCAGTGGTAGTTGACGGGAATTTGATTACATCTCGTGAACCTGGAGACTTACCAATTTTCACCACAGCCATATTAAGCCGTTTGGGTTATGGTGGCAAAGATGCTGCATTACCAGATGAGAAAGACACAAGCGCTGAATGGTGGAAGCTTGCTGATGCTTGGGGTGGCTCAACTAAAGGTGATATCAGCAGAGGTTTAAATAATGCCCTTGCTGGTGAACGCTATTCTCTAGAAGCATTTGAGAAATACTTAGAAAAGGAATCAGATAGCGAAGTAAACTCAGTCTTTCAAGAAATAATTGCTAATAAACGGCACCACATTGAAAAACTGGAAATATATCTTCATCATTTGGGTGAAAAACCTTCTTTAGGGGCAAATATTGCTAATCAGTATGCCAAGGTGAAAACTGCCTTTACAGGAAGTGATGACATATATCAGTTACGTTCTGCTTTAGGGGATGTGCAAACTGGTATCGGTGATATTGGCAATTTGTGTGCAATGTTGACTGACCCAGCAGCAACTGCTATTTTCAAAGAAATTTACCACGATTTATTGAAATACGAACAGCGATTAGCAGAACTATATCGGGCGCGGATAGGTGTTCAAGTTCAAGCTCCTAAGCCGACTACAGGGGCGGCGGTGTCAATATAA